The following nucleotide sequence is from Micromonospora sp. WMMD1120.
TAGCTTCGTGGAGGACGTCCGAGTCGGGATGGCCGAGCGCGAGCAGGAGATCCACCAGGCGTTCGCCCAGGGCGAGGCGTTCGACGATCAGTTCGCCGACCTGCGGGAAGACCCGCGGATCGGCGATCGAGACATCTTTCCGGAGGAACACCAGCGATGAAGACGGCGGAGATCAAGCGGCGGTACCTCGCGCACTTCGAGGCGAATGGTCACGCTGTGGTGCCGTCCGCTCCGCTGCCCGCCATCAGTGACCCGAACCTGCTGTTCGTCAACGCCGGCATGGTGCAGTTCGTGCCGTACTTCCTGGGTCAGCAGACGCCGGCGTACCAGCGGGCGGTCAGTGTCCAGAAGTGCCTGCGCACCCCGGACATCGACGAGGTCGGCAAGACCAGCCGGCACGGCACGTTCTTCCAGATGAACGGCAATTTCTCCTTCGGTGACTACTTCAAGGCCGGGGCGATTCCGCTGGCGTGGGAGTTGTCCACGAAGCCGATCGCCGAGGGCGGCTACGGGTTGGACCCGGAGCGGATCTGGCCGACGATCTACCTGGACGACGACGAGGCGTTCGAGATCTGGCGGTCGGTCGGTGTTCCGGCGGAGCGGATCGTGCGTCGGGGCAAGGCGGACAACTTCTGGTCGATGGGCATTCCCGGGCCGTGTGGTCCGTCGTCGGAGCTGTTCTACGACCGGGGTCCGGAATACGGCGCCGAGGGTGGTCCGGCGGTCGACGAGGACCGGTACATGGAGTACTGGAACCTCGTGTTCATGCAGTACGAGCGGGGTCCGGGCACGACCAAGGAGGACTACCCGATCCTGGGTGAGCTGCCGGCGAAGAACATCGACACCGGCATGGGCCTGGAGCGGATGGCCTCGATCCTGCAGGGCGTCGACAACCTCTACGAGATCGACGAGGTCCGGCCGATCCTGACCCGGGCGGCGGAGCTGACCGGGAAGCGCTACGGCGCGCACTCCGGGCACGTGGCGAGCGAGTCGCACCCGGACGACGTGCGACTGCGGGTGATCGCGGACCACGTGCGCACCGCGCTGATGTTGATCGGCGACGGGGTGACCCCGTCGAACGAGGGCCGCGGGTACGTGCTGCGCCGGATCATGCGTCGGGCGATCCGCTCGGTCCGGCTGCTGGGCTGGCAGGAGCCGGCGTTGCCCGAGTTGCTGCCGGTGGCGCGGGACTGCATGTCCCCGTCGTACCCGGAGTTGGCGAGCGACTTCGACCGGATCGCGGACTACGCGTACGCGGAGGAGGAGGCGTTCCTGTCCACCCTGCGGGCGGGCACGACGATCCTGGACACCGCGATCGCGGAGACCCGCTCGGCGGGTGGCACGTCGCTGTCCGGGGCGAAGGCGTTCCAGTTGCACGACACGTACGGCTTCCCGATCGACCTGACCCTGGAGATCGCCGCCGAGCAGGGCCTGAAGGTCGACGACGAGGGTTTCCGCCGGTTGATGGCCGACCAGCGCACCCGGGCGAAGGCCGACGCGCAGGCCCGCAAGACCGGCCACGTCGACCTGTCCGCGTACCGCTCGGTGCTGGACGCGGGTGGCCCGGTGACGTTCACCGGCTACAGCGAGGTGTCCCGCGAGTCGACGGTGCGGGCGCTTATCGGGGTGGACGGCCCGCGTCAGGCGGCGACCGAGGGCGACACCATCGAGCTGGTGCTCGACACCACCCCGTTCTACGCCGAGGGCGGTGGTCAGCAGCCCGACCAGGGCATGATCACGGTCGGTGGCGGTCAGGTCGAGGTGCTCGACGTGCAGCAGCCGGTGCCGGGCCTGATCGTGCACCGGGCCCGGGTGGTCCGTGGCGAGGTACGCACCGGTGAGGCCGGCTTCGCCGAGATCGACACGACCCGGCGTCGGGCGATCTCCCGGTCGCACACCGCCACCCACCTGGTGCACCAGACCATGCGCAACTTCCTCGGCGAGTCGGCCACGCAGGCGGGATCGCTGAACGCGCCCGGCCGGCTCCGGTTCGACTTCAACACCCCGAC
It contains:
- the alaS gene encoding alanine--tRNA ligase, which produces MKTAEIKRRYLAHFEANGHAVVPSAPLPAISDPNLLFVNAGMVQFVPYFLGQQTPAYQRAVSVQKCLRTPDIDEVGKTSRHGTFFQMNGNFSFGDYFKAGAIPLAWELSTKPIAEGGYGLDPERIWPTIYLDDDEAFEIWRSVGVPAERIVRRGKADNFWSMGIPGPCGPSSELFYDRGPEYGAEGGPAVDEDRYMEYWNLVFMQYERGPGTTKEDYPILGELPAKNIDTGMGLERMASILQGVDNLYEIDEVRPILTRAAELTGKRYGAHSGHVASESHPDDVRLRVIADHVRTALMLIGDGVTPSNEGRGYVLRRIMRRAIRSVRLLGWQEPALPELLPVARDCMSPSYPELASDFDRIADYAYAEEEAFLSTLRAGTTILDTAIAETRSAGGTSLSGAKAFQLHDTYGFPIDLTLEIAAEQGLKVDDEGFRRLMADQRTRAKADAQARKTGHVDLSAYRSVLDAGGPVTFTGYSEVSRESTVRALIGVDGPRQAATEGDTIELVLDTTPFYAEGGGQQPDQGMITVGGGQVEVLDVQQPVPGLIVHRARVVRGEVRTGEAGFAEIDTTRRRAISRSHTATHLVHQTMRNFLGESATQAGSLNAPGRLRFDFNTPTGVSPSVLRDVEQQVNEVLLADLEVHAFITSLDEARRIGAMALFGEKYGEEVRVVEVGDYARELCGGTHVARSAQLGLVKILSESSIGSGVRRVEALVGMDAFGFLAREHLLVSRLAELYRVPNDQVADRVEQTVTQLRDAEKELEKLRAQLVLGGAAALAAQARDVRGVAYVGTEAPEGAAGNDVRTLAQEIRGKIDPARPAVVAVAARSNGKASLVVAVNAAARSRGLAASDLVKAAFSGRGGGSPDLAQGGGLPATEAPNLLLTVEKAITEA